A stretch of DNA from Candidatus Hydrogenedentota bacterium:
ATGTGGAACACATCATAGTAATCAGGATGCACCACCGGCTTGATAAAATCGCTTTTAAGGCCCTGCTGATACAGCGCCGCAAGTGATCGTTTGTGTTCATTGATCTTGTCCAGGGACCGGAGTTTCACCCGGAGGAATGCGGCTTGAAGCTCGTCCAGCCTTGAATTCACACCGATTACCTCATTGTAGTACTTCCGGTCTGAACCGTAGTTCCTCAAATAGGCGATCTTCCTCTGCAACACCTCACTATCGGTGGTCAGGCAGCCGCCATCGCCGAGAGCGCCCAGGTTTTTAGTTGGGTAAAAACTGAAAGCACCGAAATCCCCAAATGTCCCGGCCTTCTTTCCTTTCAGCGAGGCACCGTGTGCCTGCGCGCAATCTTCAATCATCACCAACCTGTGCTTTTGAGCAAGGGGCATGATCTGATCCATCGCCGCACACTTGCCATACAGATGAACAACCATGATCGCCACCGTCCTCTTGGTAATGGCCGACTCGATCAGCGCCGGGTTCATGT
This window harbors:
- a CDS encoding DegT/DnrJ/EryC1/StrS family aminotransferase — translated: MNPALIESAITKRTVAIMVVHLYGKCAAMDQIMPLAQKHRLVMIEDCAQAHGASLKGKKAGTFGDFGAFSFYPTKNLGALGDGGCLTTDSEVLQRKIAYLRNYGSDRKYYNEVIGVNSRLDELQAAFLRVKLRSLDKINEHKRSLAALYQQGLKSDFIKPVVHPDYYDVFH